The following proteins come from a genomic window of Gimesia chilikensis:
- a CDS encoding DUF6793 family protein yields the protein MALYEIETNAHIMVGWANTQEEAEHAAQENYPEDEILRVTRRPRDMWVISKRLLGIEGHTEPCDMARECLFRASGDKVHAIRLYMRDTGADLHEAQLAIETNMSVGW from the coding sequence ATGGCTCTTTACGAGATTGAAACAAACGCGCATATCATGGTGGGCTGGGCTAATACTCAAGAAGAAGCGGAACACGCTGCCCAGGAGAATTACCCCGAAGATGAGATCTTGCGTGTCACTCGCCGCCCACGCGACATGTGGGTCATCTCCAAACGTCTGCTGGGGATTGAAGGGCACACCGAACCCTGCGACATGGCACGCGAATGCCTCTTCCGCGCTTCGGGCGACAAAGTTCACGCCATCCGACTCTACATGCGTGACACCGGGGCCGACCTGCACGAAGCCCAGCTGGCAATCGAAACCAACATGTCTGTCGGCTGGTAA
- the yajC gene encoding preprotein translocase subunit YajC, with amino-acid sequence MHTLLSTLLVLAQETPAKQPAGPSFLVQSLPLIVIVIFFYFIMFRPQQKERARREQALKELKKNDRVVTIGGIIGTIANISESDQEVTLKIDDNSKMKVRRSAIQGLYQVETKEATS; translated from the coding sequence ATGCACACCTTATTGTCGACTTTGTTAGTACTTGCTCAAGAGACACCCGCTAAACAGCCCGCTGGACCTTCTTTCCTGGTCCAGTCGCTGCCTTTGATTGTGATCGTGATTTTTTTCTACTTCATTATGTTCCGTCCTCAACAGAAGGAACGGGCCCGACGCGAGCAGGCGCTTAAAGAGTTGAAGAAGAATGATCGTGTGGTGACCATCGGTGGGATCATTGGCACGATTGCCAATATTTCTGAGTCAGATCAGGAAGTGACTCTGAAAATTGATGATAATTCGAAGATGAAAGTGCGTCGCAGTGCCATTCAGGGGCTGTATCAGGTTGAAACCAAAGAGGCAACAAGCTAG
- the secD gene encoding protein translocase subunit SecD, which yields MTGIDFHSATLLAQEATEKAPSGVSAVTIILILLAVFVLPFILGAVISRALKLKEYSQKIGLVLFVAIVAATPFIWQISHGHDWRNAIRLGIDLAGGSNMVFEVDQGKSEKELSNEVMDQMVGAIGRRINPSGTEEVTVRKVGQSRIEVIVPGADTEDVQRIKSLITRLGSLEFDIVANRRDHPREVRLATEAKGKDVRDNEGRVIASWREVSSDEPFSTDDQMVVRPFTRKDGSQGQEVLVIIEPNEDRRITGKYLVRARQSTDQNGAPAVAFTFNARGGTLFSQLTSKNRPSKDGFHRHLAVLLDGKVHSAPRLIDTIGSEGQITGNFTQKEITDLLNVLNAGALEVPLKPEPVSEFSISPLLGVDVQQKGKQAIIIAAVAVIVFMLIYYRFSGLVANICLTLNLLLVMGAMSFINATFTLPGLAGLVLTIGMAVDANVLIFERIREEKNRGSSLRMAINNGFSRAFTTIVDANLTTLIVAVVLYVIGTDQVRGFAVTLFIGIVMSMFTALYVGRLIFDIFERKRWISDLRMMSIVGDTSIDFLGKRKIAGAISVALILIGMGVVIARGEENLDIDFTGGTMVTFEFEDQQNIDEVRASLQKAFDSSITLEQLELSNDPTSEGRFFRLRTTMNDADLENSGQNAAEGIRENLNKAFDGTDHKLRKVTMDFGEVKKLTGSADSPAGTEVELTFSGDLKPSTVETYLKEEIAKIKNEDGSDKYERIPEFQVQGATAGDKEDETADASAEAARHKKMVAQFGPDLSAADLETALAEMKTVMATTAVLDEVNSFDSSVASEMQESALMAMLISLVAIVAYIWFRFQRITFGLAAVVALVHDVLVVLGLVALGAYLSNTALGPLMGLTDFKINLPMIAAFLTIVGYSLNDTIVVFDRIREVRGKNPALTTSMVNESLNQTLSRTLLTSLTTLIVVLILYAIGGEGIHGFAYCLVLGVFVGTYSSIFIASPVLVWLMNRPGSATARATQESEKQASVSNS from the coding sequence ATGACAGGGATTGATTTTCACTCAGCAACGCTGCTGGCTCAGGAAGCGACCGAAAAAGCGCCTTCGGGCGTATCCGCCGTCACTATCATCTTAATCCTTCTGGCTGTCTTTGTACTGCCGTTTATTCTGGGGGCGGTGATTTCCCGCGCTCTCAAGTTGAAGGAGTATTCACAGAAGATCGGCCTGGTCCTGTTTGTGGCCATCGTAGCGGCGACTCCCTTTATCTGGCAGATCTCGCATGGCCACGACTGGCGAAATGCCATTCGTCTGGGTATCGACCTGGCCGGCGGTTCGAACATGGTTTTCGAAGTCGATCAGGGTAAAAGCGAAAAAGAGCTTTCCAACGAAGTGATGGACCAGATGGTCGGCGCGATTGGGCGTCGTATCAATCCATCGGGTACTGAAGAAGTCACCGTCCGTAAGGTTGGCCAGAGCCGGATTGAAGTGATTGTTCCGGGGGCCGACACCGAAGACGTCCAGCGGATTAAATCGCTGATTACCCGACTGGGTAGCCTGGAATTCGATATTGTCGCAAACCGTCGCGATCATCCCCGTGAAGTACGACTGGCTACGGAAGCCAAGGGGAAGGATGTGCGTGACAATGAAGGCCGTGTGATCGCCAGCTGGCGTGAAGTCAGCAGCGACGAGCCTTTCAGCACCGATGACCAGATGGTCGTTCGGCCCTTCACCCGCAAAGACGGGTCCCAGGGACAGGAAGTGCTGGTCATCATCGAGCCTAACGAAGACCGACGCATCACCGGTAAGTACCTGGTGCGGGCCCGTCAGTCGACTGACCAGAACGGTGCACCTGCGGTTGCCTTTACATTCAATGCCCGTGGCGGCACCCTGTTCAGCCAGCTGACATCGAAAAACCGTCCCAGTAAGGATGGTTTCCACCGTCACCTGGCCGTGCTGCTGGACGGTAAAGTTCATTCGGCACCCCGTCTGATCGACACGATTGGATCCGAGGGGCAGATTACCGGTAACTTTACTCAGAAAGAAATTACCGACCTGTTGAACGTCCTGAATGCAGGGGCGCTGGAAGTTCCGCTGAAGCCGGAACCGGTCTCCGAGTTCTCCATCAGCCCGCTGCTGGGTGTTGACGTTCAGCAGAAAGGGAAGCAGGCAATCATCATCGCAGCTGTTGCCGTGATTGTGTTCATGCTGATCTACTATCGTTTCTCCGGCCTGGTGGCCAATATCTGTCTGACGCTGAACCTGTTGCTGGTGATGGGAGCCATGTCTTTCATCAATGCGACCTTCACCCTGCCCGGTCTGGCCGGTCTGGTGCTGACGATTGGTATGGCGGTCGACGCAAACGTACTGATTTTTGAGCGTATCCGGGAAGAGAAAAACCGGGGCTCCAGCCTGCGAATGGCGATCAATAACGGTTTCTCACGGGCTTTCACTACGATCGTGGATGCCAACCTGACCACGCTGATTGTGGCGGTTGTCTTGTACGTGATTGGTACCGACCAGGTCCGCGGTTTCGCCGTGACGCTGTTTATCGGTATTGTCATGAGTATGTTTACCGCCCTGTATGTCGGGCGTCTGATCTTTGACATCTTCGAACGGAAACGCTGGATCAGCGATCTGAGGATGATGAGTATCGTGGGTGATACCAGTATCGATTTCCTTGGTAAGCGTAAGATTGCCGGTGCCATTTCGGTGGCCCTGATTCTCATCGGCATGGGCGTTGTCATCGCCCGCGGAGAAGAGAACCTGGATATCGACTTCACCGGTGGTACGATGGTGACCTTCGAGTTCGAAGATCAGCAGAACATCGACGAAGTCCGCGCCAGCCTGCAGAAGGCATTTGACAGCAGCATTACGCTGGAACAGCTGGAGCTGTCGAACGATCCGACTTCGGAGGGACGTTTCTTCCGGTTACGTACTACGATGAATGATGCCGACCTGGAGAACTCCGGTCAGAATGCGGCTGAAGGTATCCGTGAAAATCTGAACAAAGCTTTCGACGGAACCGATCATAAACTTCGGAAAGTAACAATGGACTTTGGCGAGGTGAAAAAACTGACCGGTAGTGCTGATTCACCGGCCGGTACCGAAGTCGAACTGACCTTCAGTGGTGATCTGAAGCCCTCGACGGTTGAGACTTACCTCAAAGAAGAGATTGCCAAGATTAAGAACGAAGATGGTTCCGATAAATATGAGCGGATCCCCGAGTTCCAGGTTCAAGGCGCAACCGCTGGTGATAAAGAGGACGAAACGGCAGATGCTTCTGCGGAAGCAGCCCGTCATAAGAAGATGGTTGCCCAGTTTGGTCCTGACCTGTCGGCTGCCGACCTGGAAACTGCGTTAGCTGAGATGAAAACAGTCATGGCAACCACAGCGGTACTGGATGAAGTTAACAGCTTCGACAGCTCTGTGGCCAGCGAGATGCAGGAATCGGCTTTGATGGCGATGCTGATCAGTCTGGTAGCGATCGTGGCTTACATCTGGTTCCGCTTCCAGCGAATCACCTTCGGTCTGGCGGCTGTCGTGGCTCTGGTGCATGACGTGCTGGTTGTGCTGGGTCTGGTTGCCTTGGGAGCCTACCTGAGCAATACCGCTCTGGGGCCGCTGATGGGGCTGACCGACTTCAAGATCAACCTGCCTATGATTGCAGCGTTCCTGACGATCGTCGGTTACTCGCTGAACGATACGATCGTGGTCTTCGACCGGATTCGTGAAGTTCGTGGCAAGAACCCTGCTCTGACAACCAGTATGGTCAATGAGAGTCTGAACCAGACGCTGTCTCGTACCTTGCTGACCTCATTGACAACATTGATCGTAGTGCTGATTCTGTACGCGATCGGCGGTGAAGGTATTCACGGCTTCGCTTACTGTCTGGTACTGGGTGTGTTTGTCGGTACCTACAGCTCGATCTTTATCGCCAGCCCGGTTCTGGTCTGGTTGATGAACCGTCCGGGAAGTGCAACTGCCCGGGCAACTCAGGAAAGCGAAAAGCAGGCCAGCGTCAGCAACAGCTAA
- the tsaB gene encoding tRNA (adenosine(37)-N6)-threonylcarbamoyltransferase complex dimerization subunit type 1 TsaB: protein MENSEFYLGIETSGRSGSIAICRPGQEIAPVSLQQQGRKHAQTLVSEVRKLLDQLEIAPQQIAGIGVSRGPGSFTGLRIGITFAKTFGYVTGAPVHGIDTFAAIALSCPTEISETYVISNAQRGDLFVGRYVRNSTGEWQQTVPIHLQDIHEFSSALQPGETVCGPGIDLLDQGSLPEIRIEDFPRQTLASQVAELTATLLQQETPPASEVWNLTPFYLRKSAAEEKWDAQHNQ, encoded by the coding sequence GTGGAAAATTCCGAGTTTTATCTAGGTATCGAGACTTCCGGACGCAGCGGCTCCATCGCGATTTGCCGTCCCGGGCAGGAAATTGCGCCCGTCTCACTGCAGCAACAGGGGAGAAAGCACGCCCAGACCCTGGTCAGCGAAGTCAGAAAACTGCTGGATCAGCTGGAAATCGCCCCTCAGCAGATCGCCGGAATCGGCGTCAGCCGTGGCCCGGGTAGCTTTACCGGCCTGAGAATCGGCATCACCTTCGCCAAAACCTTTGGCTACGTGACAGGTGCTCCCGTACATGGCATCGATACCTTTGCAGCCATCGCACTCAGCTGTCCGACTGAAATTTCAGAGACCTATGTGATCTCCAACGCCCAGCGGGGCGATCTATTCGTCGGCAGATATGTCCGCAATTCCACAGGAGAATGGCAACAGACAGTTCCCATTCATCTGCAGGACATCCACGAATTCAGCAGTGCACTTCAGCCCGGTGAAACCGTCTGCGGTCCCGGAATCGATCTGCTCGACCAAGGCAGCTTACCGGAAATCCGAATCGAAGATTTTCCCCGTCAGACACTCGCCTCCCAGGTCGCAGAATTGACGGCCACACTCCTGCAACAGGAGACTCCACCGGCCAGTGAAGTCTGGAACCTGACTCCCTTCTATCTTCGCAAAAGTGCAGCGGAAGAGAAGTGGGATGCACAACATAATCAGTAA
- a CDS encoding amidohydrolase family protein: MIIQGTLVSSTGTSHSQIRIEGNQIVEVGAQLGEPDFTFSDDCLIFAGMGDIHIHARDDIGESQTYKEDFCTAGAAALNGGVVHVADMPNNPVPPITDESYHAKQEHLKQRNPPIHFTLYAGIGPGTSPLTFPVPYKAYMGPSVGDLFFKTLEQLDETLSQYRGCNVSFHCEDPILLDEHANAATHEERRPAECEISATRFALQMIEKYDLRGKLCHYSVGEGLPLIREARSRGLKVTCEVTPHHLYFDQSDLTDQNRGKMQMNPPLRTIADRKAMLAALREGTLDYLATDHAPHTLEENEQGISGQPHLDTYGAFVTWLILDQKFTPEQAARFCSENPGEFVNPYIAPLKFGKIEPGYTASLTVLNLKRPVTIQREDLKTKCGWSPFEGITFPGSIEAVFVEGQKTR, encoded by the coding sequence ATGATCATACAAGGAACTCTCGTCAGTTCTACAGGGACTTCTCACAGCCAGATTCGTATCGAGGGAAATCAGATCGTCGAAGTCGGCGCTCAACTGGGAGAACCGGATTTCACTTTCTCCGATGACTGCCTGATCTTTGCCGGCATGGGCGATATTCACATTCACGCCCGCGATGATATCGGTGAATCACAAACATACAAAGAAGATTTCTGCACCGCAGGTGCCGCCGCTCTGAATGGCGGGGTCGTCCATGTGGCTGATATGCCCAACAACCCCGTACCTCCAATTACAGACGAGAGCTACCACGCCAAACAGGAGCATCTTAAGCAGCGTAACCCGCCAATCCACTTTACGCTCTACGCGGGCATCGGACCGGGCACCAGCCCACTCACATTCCCGGTACCTTACAAAGCCTACATGGGCCCCAGCGTCGGCGACCTGTTCTTCAAAACACTGGAACAGCTGGATGAAACACTCTCGCAGTACCGGGGCTGCAACGTCAGCTTCCACTGTGAAGACCCCATTCTGCTCGATGAACATGCGAACGCCGCCACTCACGAAGAGCGGCGACCCGCGGAATGCGAAATTTCCGCCACCCGCTTTGCGTTGCAGATGATCGAGAAATACGACCTCCGCGGCAAGCTCTGTCACTACTCGGTCGGAGAAGGGCTCCCCCTGATTCGCGAAGCCCGCAGCCGCGGTCTCAAAGTCACTTGTGAAGTCACACCGCATCACCTCTATTTTGATCAGTCCGATCTGACCGATCAGAACCGGGGAAAGATGCAGATGAATCCTCCGCTGCGGACAATCGCTGACCGCAAGGCCATGCTGGCTGCCCTGCGGGAAGGCACCCTCGATTACCTGGCAACCGACCATGCCCCGCATACCTTGGAAGAAAACGAGCAGGGCATCTCCGGACAACCACATCTGGATACCTATGGTGCGTTCGTCACCTGGCTGATTCTGGACCAGAAATTCACTCCGGAACAGGCAGCCCGTTTCTGTTCGGAAAACCCCGGAGAATTCGTCAACCCGTATATCGCACCGCTGAAATTCGGTAAAATTGAACCGGGCTACACCGCCAGCCTCACCGTACTCAATCTCAAACGTCCGGTGACCATCCAGCGTGAAGATCTGAAAACCAAATGTGGCTGGTCTCCCTTCGAAGGAATCACCTTCCCGGGCTCAATCGAAGCCGTCTTTGTCGAAGGCCAGAAGACGCGTTAA